A single genomic interval of Microbacterium hydrocarbonoxydans harbors:
- a CDS encoding cupin domain-containing protein translates to MHIEERIPTVKNPPEWFTGDVWLDPIIAPHDADQRMSGGLVRFAPGARTAWHSHARGQYLRVTEGTALCGTRDGTVVEARPGETIYTPPGEEHWHGADEDCFMQHLALLEGADDPRDTTTWLEHVTDEDYRRR, encoded by the coding sequence ATGCACATCGAGGAACGCATCCCGACCGTGAAGAACCCGCCCGAATGGTTCACGGGCGACGTCTGGCTCGACCCGATCATCGCCCCGCATGATGCGGACCAGCGGATGTCGGGAGGGCTCGTCCGGTTCGCGCCCGGAGCCCGCACGGCGTGGCATTCGCACGCGCGCGGGCAGTACCTGCGCGTCACCGAGGGCACCGCACTGTGCGGCACACGTGACGGAACGGTCGTCGAGGCCCGGCCTGGCGAGACGATCTACACACCGCCGGGGGAGGAGCACTGGCACGGCGCCGACGAGGACTGCTTCATGCAGCACCTTGCGCTCCTCGAGGGTGCCGACGACCCGAGGGACACCACGACGTGGCTCGAGCACGTGACCGACGAGGACTACCGCCGCCGCTGA
- a CDS encoding DMT family transporter produces the protein MSTRFRWMSLRRQEVALIAVTAVWGSTFLLVHWAMQHSGPWFFVGIRFLVAGIISIVIFRSALRGIRWRDIGAGIAIGVMIYLGYGLQTVGLQTIDSSTSAFITAMYIPLVPLAQWAVFRKRPPAMAFVGAGLAFLGLILIAGPDAFALTLGSGEILTMISTLPIAAEIILISVFAGRIDLGRITIVQLLTAGVLGLLTMPVVGEGVPEFSWIWVGCAVGLGAASCIIQLTMNWAQKSISPTRATIIYAGEPVWAAAIGRIAGERLPVTALIGGALVVLGILASELRLVRRRDEAPAAE, from the coding sequence ATGTCCACCCGATTCCGCTGGATGAGCCTGCGTCGGCAGGAGGTCGCGCTCATCGCCGTCACGGCGGTCTGGGGCAGCACCTTCCTTCTCGTGCACTGGGCGATGCAGCATTCGGGTCCGTGGTTCTTCGTCGGCATCCGATTTCTGGTGGCCGGCATCATCAGTATCGTGATCTTCCGCAGCGCGCTGCGCGGCATCCGCTGGCGTGACATCGGCGCTGGCATCGCGATCGGCGTCATGATCTATCTCGGCTACGGCCTGCAGACCGTCGGGCTGCAGACCATCGACTCGAGCACGTCGGCCTTCATCACCGCGATGTACATCCCCCTCGTGCCCCTGGCCCAGTGGGCGGTGTTCCGCAAGCGCCCACCGGCCATGGCGTTCGTGGGTGCAGGACTCGCCTTCCTCGGCCTGATCCTCATCGCGGGTCCTGACGCGTTCGCGCTCACGCTGGGATCGGGCGAGATCCTCACCATGATCAGCACGCTGCCTATCGCGGCCGAGATCATCCTCATCAGCGTGTTCGCCGGCCGGATCGACCTCGGCCGGATCACGATCGTCCAGCTCCTCACTGCGGGAGTGCTCGGACTCCTGACGATGCCGGTCGTCGGAGAGGGGGTTCCGGAGTTCTCCTGGATCTGGGTCGGATGCGCGGTCGGGCTCGGGGCGGCGAGCTGCATCATCCAGCTCACGATGAACTGGGCGCAGAAGTCGATCTCGCCGACCCGCGCCACGATCATCTACGCGGGCGAGCCGGTGTGGGCGGCCGCGATCGGCCGCATCGCCGGGGAGCGCCTGCCCGTCACCGCGCTGATCGGCGGCGCACTCGTCGTGCTCGGCATCCTGGCCAGTGAGCTCCGGCTCGTGCGCCGCCGGGACGAGGCACCGGCCGCGGAGTAG
- a CDS encoding GTP cyclohydrolase II encodes MIETSTVVPVATERTRVRVPMRFADGFSTTADVVTFDGLVDGREHLLLGLGDWKGALERAADGGDAPLVRPHSECLTGDVFGSERCDCGPQLREAVERIAEEGGFLLYLRQEGRGIGLYAKLDAYALQDAGLDTYEANVALGRGEDERDYTVAAQMLRTVGASDIRLLSNNPDKAAQLESLGIRVTEQIRTGVHLSAANHRYLEAKRDHTSHTLDLSAA; translated from the coding sequence ATGATTGAAACTTCAACCGTCGTTCCGGTCGCGACCGAGCGGACGCGGGTGCGCGTCCCGATGCGCTTCGCCGACGGGTTCTCGACCACTGCGGATGTCGTCACGTTCGACGGTCTCGTCGACGGCCGCGAGCACCTGCTGCTCGGACTCGGCGATTGGAAGGGCGCGCTGGAGCGCGCAGCCGACGGCGGGGATGCGCCTCTCGTGCGCCCGCACAGCGAATGCCTGACCGGCGATGTCTTCGGATCCGAGCGCTGCGACTGCGGTCCGCAGCTGCGGGAAGCCGTCGAGCGCATCGCCGAGGAAGGCGGATTCCTCCTCTATCTGCGCCAGGAAGGACGGGGCATCGGCCTCTACGCCAAGCTCGACGCCTATGCGCTGCAGGACGCAGGGCTCGACACCTACGAGGCGAATGTCGCTCTCGGCCGTGGCGAGGACGAGCGCGACTACACGGTCGCAGCGCAGATGCTGCGCACAGTGGGCGCCTCCGACATCCGGCTCCTGAGCAATAACCCCGACAAGGCGGCGCAGCTCGAATCGCTCGGCATCCGCGTCACCGAGCAGATCCGCACGGGCGTGCACCTCTCGGCGGCGAACCACCGTTACCTCGAGGCCAAGCGCGACCACACCTCGCACACGCTCGACCTGTCCGCCGCGTGA
- a CDS encoding helix-turn-helix domain-containing protein, whose amino-acid sequence MADLVPFPRTPRPARHRRSDPEPLWRQLLGDQLRRRRHDRDETLTETAEKAGVSPQYLSEVERGLKEPSSEMIAAIAGALDTSLIELTSAVSDELRQAATAPASASMSASMSSTVSVSVRGAFALAA is encoded by the coding sequence ATGGCCGACCTCGTCCCGTTCCCCCGCACACCTCGTCCTGCTCGGCACCGGCGCAGCGATCCCGAACCCCTGTGGCGTCAGCTGCTGGGCGATCAGCTGCGACGCCGACGACACGACCGCGACGAGACGCTCACCGAGACGGCCGAGAAGGCCGGTGTCTCCCCCCAGTACCTTTCGGAGGTCGAGCGAGGCCTCAAGGAGCCGTCGAGCGAGATGATCGCCGCGATCGCCGGAGCCCTCGACACGTCACTGATCGAGCTCACGAGTGCCGTGTCCGACGAGCTGCGCCAGGCGGCGACGGCTCCGGCATCCGCTTCGATGTCCGCTTCGATGTCGTCGACGGTGTCGGTTTCGGTGCGGGGCGCTTTCGCCCTCGCCGCCTGA
- a CDS encoding zinc-dependent alcohol dehydrogenase family protein has translation MRGVVMYAPGDVRVEDREKPTITRPTDAVIRIAATCICGSDLWPYRGANDVDHDPMGHEYVGVVEEIGAEVKTVKVGDFVVGSFMASDNTCEICQAGYQSRCVHVVPMGMFGTQAEYSLIPHADGTLVATPGQPDADLIPSLLAASDVLGTGWFAAVAAEVGPGKTVAVVGDGAVGLLGILAARELGAERIIAMSRHADRQALAREFGATDIVEERGDEGVARIKELTNGLGAHSVIEAVGTQESMMQAIRATRPGGHVGYVGVSHDVALPGEELFFSGVHLHGGPAPVRRFLPELIQLIWDRKIDPGKVFDLTLPLEDAAEGYRAMDERRATKVLLTV, from the coding sequence ATGCGTGGAGTAGTCATGTACGCACCCGGCGACGTTCGCGTCGAGGACCGCGAGAAGCCGACCATCACCCGGCCGACGGATGCCGTGATCCGCATCGCCGCGACCTGCATCTGCGGATCGGACCTGTGGCCCTACCGCGGCGCGAACGACGTCGACCACGACCCGATGGGTCACGAGTACGTCGGCGTCGTCGAGGAGATCGGCGCCGAGGTGAAGACCGTGAAGGTCGGCGACTTCGTCGTCGGATCGTTCATGGCCTCCGACAACACCTGCGAGATCTGCCAGGCCGGCTACCAGTCCCGCTGCGTGCACGTCGTGCCGATGGGGATGTTCGGAACCCAGGCCGAGTACTCGCTCATCCCGCACGCGGACGGGACGCTCGTCGCGACGCCGGGGCAGCCCGACGCCGATCTGATCCCGTCGCTGCTCGCGGCATCCGACGTGCTGGGCACCGGCTGGTTCGCCGCGGTCGCCGCGGAGGTCGGCCCGGGCAAGACGGTCGCCGTGGTCGGAGACGGAGCGGTGGGTCTGCTCGGCATCCTCGCCGCACGCGAACTCGGCGCCGAGCGGATCATCGCGATGAGCCGTCATGCCGACCGCCAGGCACTGGCGAGGGAGTTCGGGGCGACCGACATCGTGGAGGAGCGCGGCGACGAGGGCGTGGCCCGCATCAAGGAGCTCACGAACGGGCTCGGCGCGCACTCGGTGATCGAGGCCGTCGGCACGCAGGAGTCGATGATGCAGGCCATCCGCGCGACCCGCCCCGGCGGTCACGTCGGGTACGTCGGCGTCTCGCACGACGTCGCGCTGCCCGGTGAGGAGCTCTTCTTCTCGGGCGTGCACCTGCACGGCGGTCCGGCGCCGGTACGCCGCTTCCTGCCGGAGCTGATCCAGCTCATCTGGGACCGCAAGATCGACCCCGGCAAGGTGTTCGACCTCACGCTTCCGCTCGAGGATGCCGCCGAGGGCTATCGCGCCATGGACGAGCGTCGCGCCACCAAGGTGCTGCTCACGGTCTGA
- a CDS encoding MarR family winged helix-turn-helix transcriptional regulator, with translation MSDRRLDDSEMATWLPTIRFVQLLPQVLDRTLKAETGLKHSHYAILVTLAGQGDRAIPMTELAQIAGLSRSRLSHAIDSLEERGWVTRTSCSSDRRTLTAALTEAGRELLRTAAPVHVAQIRALILDPLTDAEREQLGAILAKLTPGVAAAL, from the coding sequence ATGAGCGATCGCCGACTGGATGACTCCGAGATGGCGACGTGGCTGCCGACCATCCGCTTCGTACAGCTGCTGCCGCAGGTGCTCGACCGCACCCTGAAAGCCGAGACGGGTCTCAAGCACTCGCACTACGCGATCCTCGTGACGCTCGCGGGCCAGGGCGATCGCGCGATCCCGATGACCGAGCTCGCGCAGATCGCTGGCCTCAGCCGGTCGCGACTCAGCCACGCGATCGACTCGCTGGAGGAGCGAGGCTGGGTGACCCGGACGTCGTGCAGCAGCGACCGGCGCACACTGACCGCTGCGCTCACCGAGGCCGGTCGCGAGCTGCTCCGCACTGCTGCCCCGGTGCACGTGGCGCAGATCCGTGCGCTGATCCTCGATCCGCTCACGGACGCCGAGCGGGAGCAGTTGGGCGCGATCCTCGCGAAGTTGACGCCCGGAGTCGCCGCCGCTCTCTGA
- a CDS encoding ClpP family protease, protein MSGYTIPNVIAQHPRGERVMDVYSHLLAERVIYLGTGIDAGVANALIAQLLHLDADSQDSGIQFYINSEGGDPGAALAIYDTMQHVRPAIATTCVGQAIGPAALLVAAGAPGQRAALAHARIVLHQPAGQSRGAIPDLILAADEVVRVRADMEAILARHSGRSLAELRADTDRDRVFTASAALDYGLIDTVLGERVV, encoded by the coding sequence ATGAGCGGCTACACGATCCCGAACGTCATCGCGCAGCATCCGCGGGGTGAGCGGGTCATGGACGTCTACTCCCACCTGCTCGCCGAGCGGGTCATCTATCTCGGCACCGGGATCGACGCGGGGGTGGCGAACGCGCTCATCGCGCAGCTGCTGCACCTGGATGCCGACAGCCAGGATTCCGGCATCCAGTTCTACATCAACAGCGAGGGTGGGGATCCGGGAGCCGCGCTGGCGATCTACGACACGATGCAGCACGTTCGTCCTGCGATCGCGACGACGTGCGTGGGGCAGGCGATCGGGCCAGCGGCGCTGCTGGTCGCGGCAGGTGCCCCGGGTCAGCGGGCGGCGTTGGCGCACGCGCGCATCGTGCTGCACCAGCCGGCCGGGCAGTCTCGCGGGGCGATCCCCGACCTCATCCTCGCGGCCGACGAGGTCGTGCGCGTCCGCGCCGATATGGAGGCGATCCTCGCCAGGCACAGCGGACGTTCCCTCGCAGAGCTGCGCGCCGACACCGACCGGGACCGCGTCTTCACGGCATCCGCCGCCCTCGACTACGGCCTGATCGATACCGTGCTGGGCGAGCGGGTGGTGTGA
- a CDS encoding aldo/keto reductase, which translates to MVINITLNNGIEMPALGFGVFQTAPDETVDAVSAALETGYRLIDTAAAYGNEREVGEAIRRTGIPRDEVFIETKVWISDFGYDETLHAFEKSTGKLGVDQLDLLILHQALPTRFDLTLGAYKALETLLADGRVRAIGVSNFMVEHLEELAAETSIVPAINQIEVHPYFQQREVQQADAAVGTVTQAWSPIGGITAYRPTGASVFDDEALTAIAAEHGKSPAQVMLRWHLQQGRSALPKSVRPARIAENFDVFDFELTADQLSAIDALDTGVRRGPEPEDVTLETFGREIPEA; encoded by the coding sequence ATGGTCATCAACATCACCCTCAACAACGGCATCGAGATGCCGGCCCTCGGCTTCGGGGTCTTCCAGACCGCACCGGACGAGACGGTCGATGCCGTCAGCGCCGCACTCGAGACGGGCTACCGCCTCATCGACACCGCCGCCGCCTACGGCAACGAGCGCGAGGTCGGCGAGGCGATACGCCGCACCGGCATCCCGCGCGACGAGGTCTTCATCGAGACCAAGGTCTGGATCAGCGACTTCGGCTACGACGAGACACTGCACGCGTTCGAGAAGTCGACCGGCAAGCTCGGTGTCGACCAGCTCGACCTGCTGATCCTGCACCAGGCGCTGCCGACGCGCTTCGACCTCACGCTCGGCGCCTACAAGGCACTCGAGACCCTGCTCGCCGACGGCCGGGTGCGCGCCATCGGCGTCAGCAACTTCATGGTGGAGCACCTCGAGGAGCTGGCGGCCGAGACGAGCATCGTCCCGGCGATCAACCAGATCGAGGTGCACCCGTACTTCCAGCAGCGTGAGGTGCAGCAGGCGGACGCCGCGGTCGGCACCGTCACGCAGGCCTGGTCGCCGATCGGCGGCATCACGGCGTACCGCCCCACCGGCGCATCCGTCTTCGACGACGAGGCCCTCACCGCCATCGCTGCCGAGCACGGCAAGTCGCCCGCTCAGGTGATGCTGCGCTGGCACCTGCAGCAGGGACGCTCCGCGCTTCCGAAGTCGGTGCGGCCCGCCCGGATCGCCGAGAACTTCGATGTGTTCGACTTCGAGCTCACCGCCGATCAGCTCAGTGCGATCGATGCTCTCGACACCGGGGTGCGCCGCGGACCCGAGCCCGAAGACGTGACGCTCGAGACCTTCGGACGGGAGATTCCGGAGGCCTGA
- a CDS encoding sulfurtransferase: MSNFVSVEELVELRASGGPIRVIDVRWRLDRPDGHADYLAGHIPGAVFVPLHTELATHGEPSDGRHPLPTTATLQEAARRWGVRSGDTVVAYDDAKGLAAARAWWLLRQAGVKIRVLDGGLSAWGAAGLPLETDDVHPEPGDVELEEIGAEAISIDEAAAFPAGGVLLDVRAADRYRGEHEPLDPVAGHIPGARNVPMAAHLDVDGKILDTHTLQATFAAVGVTNGTPVAAYCGSGVTAAHTALVLDEIGIEAKVFPGSWSQWSNTPGRPVALGDQPG; this comes from the coding sequence ATGAGCAACTTCGTAAGCGTCGAGGAACTGGTCGAACTGCGCGCATCCGGCGGACCGATCCGAGTGATCGACGTGCGATGGCGACTCGATCGGCCCGACGGCCACGCGGACTATCTGGCGGGGCACATTCCGGGAGCGGTGTTCGTTCCGCTCCACACCGAGCTCGCGACGCACGGGGAGCCGTCAGACGGCCGGCATCCGCTCCCGACGACCGCGACGCTTCAGGAGGCCGCGCGACGCTGGGGAGTGCGGAGCGGCGACACGGTGGTGGCGTACGACGACGCCAAGGGGCTCGCGGCCGCGCGCGCGTGGTGGCTGCTGCGTCAGGCGGGCGTGAAGATCCGCGTGCTCGACGGCGGGCTGAGCGCCTGGGGCGCCGCCGGTCTTCCGCTCGAGACCGACGACGTGCACCCTGAGCCGGGCGACGTGGAGCTCGAGGAGATCGGGGCCGAGGCCATCTCGATCGACGAGGCCGCGGCGTTCCCGGCCGGCGGGGTCCTGCTCGACGTGCGCGCGGCCGATCGGTATCGCGGAGAGCATGAGCCGCTGGACCCGGTCGCCGGACACATTCCCGGTGCGCGCAACGTGCCGATGGCGGCGCACCTCGACGTCGACGGCAAGATCCTCGACACGCACACGCTCCAGGCGACCTTCGCCGCGGTCGGCGTGACAAACGGCACTCCGGTCGCGGCGTACTGCGGGTCCGGTGTCACGGCGGCGCATACGGCATTGGTCCTCGACGAGATCGGGATCGAAGCCAAGGTGTTCCCCGGCTCGTGGAGCCAGTGGTCGAACACGCCGGGTCGTCCGGTGGCGCTGGGCGATCAGCCCGGCTGA
- a CDS encoding helix-turn-helix transcriptional regulator, translating to MDTRSEVREFLTSRRDRITPDQAGLPAFGGAQRRVPGLRREEVSLLAGVSVDYYTRLERGDLSGVSDGVLDALARALQLDEAETAHLFDLARTANASPVVRTARKKTGTLRPSILRLLDAMTEAPAIVRNNYFDYLAANALGRALYSPVFTVPAPNSARFAFLDPTAKEFYPEWERNTQELVAAMRGEAGRNPFDRKLTDLVGELSTRSERFRTLWAAHNVRFHRSGVKKINHPIVGEMELTYEAFELPADPGLQMSTYTTEPGSASEEKLRMLASWAATDAAATPAAAAERTEA from the coding sequence ATGGACACTCGCAGCGAGGTGCGCGAATTCCTCACATCGAGGCGCGACCGCATCACCCCGGACCAGGCCGGCCTTCCCGCGTTCGGCGGTGCGCAACGGCGGGTGCCCGGCCTGCGTCGCGAAGAGGTGTCGCTGCTCGCCGGCGTCAGCGTCGACTACTACACCCGCCTCGAGCGGGGCGATCTGTCCGGCGTGTCCGACGGCGTCCTCGACGCGCTCGCCCGCGCACTGCAGCTCGACGAGGCCGAGACCGCGCACCTGTTCGACCTCGCTCGTACGGCCAACGCGTCGCCCGTCGTGCGCACTGCGCGCAAGAAGACGGGCACGCTGCGCCCCAGCATCCTGCGCCTGCTCGACGCGATGACGGAGGCGCCCGCGATCGTGCGCAACAACTACTTCGACTATCTGGCCGCCAATGCGCTCGGCCGGGCGCTCTACTCCCCCGTCTTCACGGTTCCGGCACCGAACAGCGCGCGATTCGCGTTCCTCGACCCGACCGCGAAGGAGTTCTACCCCGAATGGGAGCGCAACACCCAGGAACTCGTGGCGGCGATGCGCGGCGAAGCCGGCCGCAATCCGTTCGACCGCAAGCTCACCGATCTCGTGGGCGAGCTGTCGACCCGCAGCGAGCGCTTCCGCACTCTGTGGGCGGCGCACAACGTGCGCTTCCACCGCAGCGGAGTCAAGAAGATCAACCATCCGATCGTGGGCGAGATGGAGCTGACCTACGAGGCGTTCGAGCTGCCGGCCGATCCCGGCCTGCAGATGTCGACGTACACGACGGAGCCGGGGTCTGCATCGGAGGAGAAGCTGCGGATGCTCGCCAGCTGGGCGGCGACGGATGCTGCCGCGACTCCTGCAGCTGCCGCGGAGCGCACCGAGGCGTGA